The following proteins come from a genomic window of Nicotiana tomentosiformis chromosome 12, ASM39032v3, whole genome shotgun sequence:
- the LOC138903291 gene encoding uncharacterized protein, whose translation MNGAVEAANKNIKKILRKMVDNHKQWHKKLQFALLGYRTTVHTSTGETPYLLVYGTEAVIPTEVEIPYLRIIQEAELSDAKWIQSSYEQLAIIDGKRMNAVCHSQLYQNRMSRAFNKRVRPRQFTPGQLVLKQIFLHQDEAKGKFSPNWKGPYMVHKVLTGGALILAKMDGEIWPKPINSDAVKRYYI comes from the coding sequence atgaatggagctgtagaagccgccaacaagaacatcaagaagatactaaggaagatggtagataatcacaaacaGTGGCACAAGAAGTTACAATTTGCCCTACTTGGATATCGCACCACGGTTCACACATCAACTGGGGaaactccttatttgctggtctatggtactgaagccgtcattcccaccgaagtagaaattccttatttgagaatcatacaagaggctgaactcagtgatgcgaAATGGATACAAAGTAGTTATGAACAACTGGCTATCATTGACggaaaaagaatgaacgcagtatgtcacagtcaactttaccagaacagaatgtccagagctttcaataaAAGGGTCAGGCCAAGACAATTCACACCAGGGCAGTTGGTGTTAAAGCAGATCTTcctgcatcaagatgaagccaaagggaaattttcacccaattggaaagggccctacatggttcataaagtactaacaggaggagcgctcATACTTGCAAAAATGgacggagaaatttggccaaaacctatcaactcagacgcagtcaagagatactatatttag